The DNA sequence CCAGGCACGTGGAAAGGGACCGCAGGATCATATCTGTCTCCTTGGACGAACAGCGAGAGCTGAAACACTGACATCCATCATAACCAATTCGCGGCATGCAGGTCCAGTTGGCTTGGATGATCGGGTGAGGGCTTGCATCGCACGTCGTTTTCGATGTACCTAAAGGATGGACACGGGGATGTGCATCCCTTCCATGACCTTTCATCGCATTGAGGAGCCTCTATGAAACTTTTTGCTGCCCTGCTTCTTGCAGGAACCCTTGCCGCTCAGCCTTTGGCTGCGCAGAGCGGTGGCCGGGCCAAGCAGGCGATCGTCCACGCGGGAATTGATGAGGGTGGCCTTGCGCTCGGTGGAGACTTTTTGGTCAACGACACCGCCACGGAAAGTTACGGCGGCTATCTGCGGATCTTTTCCAAGGACGAGGACAAAGGGGCTCCCGCGATCTTTGCGATCGGCGCATCGGGTCGTGGTCATGTGAAGGTTGGTATTTTTGAATACTACCTGTCGCCCGGGTTCGGACTGATTCATCACAGTCTGGATGAATCGGAGGTCCTCTTCGGGCCGACCTTGACCTATGGTTTGACTGCGGATCTGGATCAGTACATCGGCCTTGGCGTCGAGAACACGAAACTTTATAGCTGGATCGGCGAATACAAGGGCCTGATCAAGGACACGTTCCTGGCTCATGTGCGCTTCCGCCTGTGAGATTTTTTTATGCACTTCGGTCGCGTTCAGGATGATCGCGCTTTGGATCTGGCCCTGCCGGATCCCCGGCCGCGCACACAGGGATTTTTAAAGCTCGATCACAAGGGCCGTGGCCTCATACGCTGCGGGGCTCCGGTGTGGGTTTGCAAGGAATGGACAGGTACTGTCTATCCCGAGGGCGCGCGTCCTTCCGAATATCTCTCCGCTTATGCTCAGCATTATGATTGCGTGGAATATAACGGCTCTTTTTATCACCTGCCCGCTGCGCATCAGGTCGCGGGCTGGGTGGCCCAGGTGCCGGAGGGTTTTTCCTTCTGCCCGAAGGTGCCGCAGGATCTTTCGCATAAGATGCATCAGTCGCTTGATGTGGAGCTGATGCAAAGGTTCAAGACGGTGTGCAGCTGGTTCGAGGATCACCTGGGACTCATATTCATGCAGCTGCCCGACTGGTTTGCGCCTGCGCATTTTCCTGCTTTGGTGGGCTTCATTGAGCATTGGGATAACGCGTTTCCCCTGGCGATCGAGTTCCGGCATCCAGATTGGTTCAAGGATCATATGCTTTTGGATCCTGTCATCAATCTTCTTTTCAAAAGCAAAATAGCCACAGTCATCACCGACAGTCCTGGGCGGCGCGATGTGGTGCATATGGCTTTAACGCAGCCGAAGGTCATGGTGCGGTTTCTGGGTTGCTTCCCCTCGCGGAAGGACGATCAGCGCGTGCGGGCCTGGATGGATAGGCTGACGGAATGGGCCGAGGCCGGGATGGATGAGCTGTATTTCTTCGCTCATCAGGAAAGGCACGGAGCGATTCCGCAGACGGTGGATTTCGCGCTGCGGTATCTTTATGAGAAGCGGGTTTTACATTAATCGTCGTCCTCGGCGGGCGCTTTTTCGCAGGCCGTTCGCAGGATATTCCAGGATTGAAGGCTCAGGGCTTCTTTGCCTTCCGGCTGGGGGTAGCTCTCCCGGAGGCTGGCTACGCGTTTCGATGTTTCCGGGTGGGTCGAGAAAATATCGAGCACCGGCTTTAAAAAGCGCAGAATAGCGTGAGTCTCTTCCTTGTCGTCCTCTCGCATCGTGATCGCATCCAGCGCCGAGGCCAGGGCCTTCGGGCTGTAGCCTGTTGCCACGAGACGCTCGGCACCGAAATGATCCGCCTCCTCTTCCATTTCGCGTGATAGGGCCATTTCCCCGGCCTGTTTCATCAGCGAGGGATCGACGACAAAGGCTCCGGAAAAATCACCGACCAGAACACCCCAGGCAAAGCCGGACAGCGACGCGCGAATGAATTCACTCAGATTATGTCTGAGTTCCACATGACCCAATTCATGACCGAGAATGGCCAGCAGTTCCTCGGAACTATGAATGCGCCGCAGAAGTCCTGTTGTGACCGCGATCTTGCGGCCGGGAAGGGCAAAGGCATTCGCCATGTCCCAGTCGAGGAGCATAAAGTCGATGGGGGCCGCGTTTGCATCCTGCGGGCGAATCTTCTGTCCGAGTTCAGCCAGAATTTCGTTCGCCTGCATATCATGGCAGCCATGTTTTTCAAAAAAAGTTTCGGGAAGGAGCGAGGCGAACAGCTGGCGCTCCCTTTCCGGGCTGATGCTGCTGGCGATGCCTCGTGATAAAGGCCGCATGCCCATGATCAAGAGCGTGACGAGGACGATGACCGAGGCCAGAAGGCCGGCGATCACCGCATTTTTTCGTGAACCGCGAACCTTGTCGAGCGCGTCCAGACCTGGAAGGTTGGCAAGATCCGCGCCGGATACAAGAAGGGTCGCATCGGTTTTTCTATGCGTATAGAGTACAGCGTTGGGCTGTTTCTCCCAGTGAAGTTCGGCCATCGTCCATGTAAGGGACGGCGCATTCACCCGCTGAATGATCCACTGCCCTTGGATAAAGGACGCCTGGACTGATTCTTCGACTGGGCTTTGGCCGTCGCAAAAAATAGCGGAAAAAACCTGCTGCATGATCAGACTCCCAGCGACATGTCCACGCCCCAAAGATCACTCATGGTTTCCCCACCTGCCGAGGCAAGGTCCTTGTTTTGACGAACAGCGGAGAAATCAAACTGGCCCAACACAGCGTAACGCTGCAGAAGGCGCTGACGAGCCCAGACCGCAACCCAAGGGTAGGCGAGGCCGAGAGTCAAAGTGGTCAGAATCAGAGGCACAAAGATCATGGAGATGATATCGATGCCGGTGAGCTGCGCGCGCACAACGGTCTGATCACCGATGCGGGTATGGTTGGCATCGAAGTTCATGCGCCTGGCCAGGGCAAACGGAGTATAAAGATAGCAGGTCACGACCATCAGCAGCGCGTTTTCAATCGCGAGCCAATAGGAATCGCTGAGGCGCGCGGTATAGCTGAAGGGAACGTTGCCCCAGCGGGTGGCGTTGGTCAGATTTTTTCTAAGGTTATAAAGCAGCACCGGCAGGTAAAGACCGAGCGTCAGAGAAACGAAAATAAGGTCCAGGGCGTAGCGCTTGAAGAAAGCATTCCGCTGGCTTCGATCTATGGAAAAATATATCGAGCGGTAACGTGTGCGCGAGAGGCGATAGGCTTTACCACCCCAGATGACCAAAGGCAGAAGGCCGTAGAAGAGGAGTGTGAAAATACCGGACAGCACGGCGCCCAGAACCGGCGATTCCGCCGTGATACGGCTGCCATAGATAATGCCGGCATAGATGACTCCGTAAACCAGAAGGCCTTTGAAATAGCCGATGGCGATTTCCTTGCCGTTGCCGGTGAAGGAAAACGCGTGAGATCCGAGTTTCGTATGATTCATCAGAAAGCGCAGGCGTTCCGCGCGGGCCCAGGGGTAATAGAGGCCAAGGGTCACAAGGGTGAGCAGGGTGGTTTTCAAAAGGATCAGAAGATAGTCCAACGCCTGGCCGTTGAAACCCAGCGTGAGATCGACGGGACTTGACTGACTTTGCGGGGCGTTTTCCTGTATTTCTGTCATTTTGGCAACCTTAGCATTGAATAGAGGGGTTGATACGCCTGGGGGAGACGAGTTTGGGCGGTGTTTATTGCAGCTGGATTGATGGAGCGTCCTCAGAAAGTGACTTCGAGGCCCAGGAGTGAAGGGGGCGGGATTTTTGGGGTGAACGGAAGGGGGAAACGGACGGCTTCCGCTTCGGACCTCAGGGCGTGAATAATGAATATGATTATGTTTCGCAAGTGATATTATGGAGCTTCGCGGTGAAGTAAGTTTAACGCCTTCGCAAAGGGAAAGGACCTCAGCTCGATGCGATACTCCTGCCTTCTCGTCTTCATGCTTTCGTTCGAGGCTTTCGCTGCGCCGCATCCTGCCGAAGTTCCGGTTGTGAATCCGCCCATACTCAGGAGCGTCGACTATAGGCAGGACGCAAGGTTTCAGGTGACGGCCGGGCTTGGCAGTCTGATACCTTATTTGGGCTTTTCTCTGAACCTCGGCTACTTTCAGGAGCCGGATCGTCTTTACACTCTGTCTTATACGACAGGAGTGGATATGAAGGACTTTCTATTAAACCTTTTCCTCGGGCATGATGATGAGGTCCACGCTCGGCTGCTGACGGCCGGTTTTAAGCAGTTTTTTGCCAATAGCTTTTACGCGGAAGGCAGTGGTTTCATGCGCCGGCTCACGCAGGTCGCCACCAACGAACTTTCCTATTCGTCCCGTGAAGGCGTTGCCGACTTCACCATGGATAGCCTTGGTGTCACGCTCGCATTCGGCAACCAATGGCAGTGGCCGACCTTCACCATTGGCTGTGATTGGGTCGGGATGATGGTGCCTCTGGTTCACGGATCTTTGCGCGCGGATGAAGCGCCAGGTGTGGATCCTCAGCTTGTGGCTGAGGAAGGGGATGACTTTAAGACTTTGGTCAAGGAATCGCGGCTGACTCTGCTGCGCTTTTATTTGGGTTATACGTTTTGATGGTTGGCGCCTGCCTTAAACATAGCCCTTGGTCGCCAAACGCTTCCCTGACAGCGCATAAGCCTCATGACTCATATCCGGTGTGCCGTTCGCATCATTCCACCGATTATAAAAATTAAAAAGCGCACACACATTGATCGCATCATAGATGGCTTCATCCGACCAGCCGGCGGCTTTGAGTTCGTCGATGTCGGCCTGGTCGGTGCGGTGAGCTTCCTTCGTGATCTTGCGGACGAAGTGGAGGAGGACTTTTTCGGCTTCGGTCAGTGGCGCGGTTTCGGGGTTGGTGCAGGCGGCGCGGACCTGGTCCTCGTTACCAAGGAGTTCTGTGGCCACAGCCACGTGGGAGCCGGTGCAGAAGGCGCAGCGGTTGGTGGCGCTGGTCACGGCGGCGATGAGTTCGCGCTGGCCGATGGTCAGGGGCGAGGGGCCGCGCATGATGGCTTCGGTGAAGGCGGAGAGAAGCTGAGTCATCTCGGGTTTGTAGGCAAAGAGATGCCAGATGCCGGAGACGGGGAGCCCGGCGGCCAGATTTTTGGTGATCATTTCCCCGTAGCGTCCCTGTCTCGCGGCTGCGACTTCCTTCAGAAACATCAGTGCTCCTTTGCATGGGATGACACTTCCATCTTACCCGGCAGACCGGGATTTTGCATCCTGCGAAGGAGCCTGATTTTCAATTCAGCACAAAGGCATCGGAAACGCCCTGATAAGGCGTGATGCGGCCCGTCCAGCCGGATTTTTCATCACCCTGATGACGAATACGGTAGGTGCCCGGTTCAGCGCCTTCCGTATGCCAGGTGATGGTGACCTTCGAGTTGGCAATGCCGCTGCGTTCCCAACGGTAGGTCGTGTCGGGATCAAAATCGTAGCGAACCGGCAGGTAAACATCACCGACCAGTTTTTCCACGATCAGAAAGCTATCCTGCGTGCGGTAATTATTATTGGGATGCGCACCCCAGAACTGAACGCTGACTGTGTCCCCGCGAGTATAGGCGGCCAAAGGCTGGGTGATCACCGAACCATATTTTTTATTCAAAGGCTTATCATCCAGGAAGACCTTGGCGGTCAGGTCCACGGATTTGCCGGTGATATCCTCCGGGGTGGGACCGGCGGGAACCTCGGCATTCTGAACGATGGCGCGCGACAGCTTCACGAATTCCTGCTGAAACGCAGCCTGCTCATGCGGCCCGAACAGA is a window from the Oligoflexus sp. genome containing:
- a CDS encoding DUF72 domain-containing protein yields the protein MHFGRVQDDRALDLALPDPRPRTQGFLKLDHKGRGLIRCGAPVWVCKEWTGTVYPEGARPSEYLSAYAQHYDCVEYNGSFYHLPAAHQVAGWVAQVPEGFSFCPKVPQDLSHKMHQSLDVELMQRFKTVCSWFEDHLGLIFMQLPDWFAPAHFPALVGFIEHWDNAFPLAIEFRHPDWFKDHMLLDPVINLLFKSKIATVITDSPGRRDVVHMALTQPKVMVRFLGCFPSRKDDQRVRAWMDRLTEWAEAGMDELYFFAHQERHGAIPQTVDFALRYLYEKRVLH
- a CDS encoding M48 family metallopeptidase translates to MQQVFSAIFCDGQSPVEESVQASFIQGQWIIQRVNAPSLTWTMAELHWEKQPNAVLYTHRKTDATLLVSGADLANLPGLDALDKVRGSRKNAVIAGLLASVIVLVTLLIMGMRPLSRGIASSISPERERQLFASLLPETFFEKHGCHDMQANEILAELGQKIRPQDANAAPIDFMLLDWDMANAFALPGRKIAVTTGLLRRIHSSEELLAILGHELGHVELRHNLSEFIRASLSGFAWGVLVGDFSGAFVVDPSLMKQAGEMALSREMEEEADHFGAERLVATGYSPKALASALDAITMREDDKEETHAILRFLKPVLDIFSTHPETSKRVASLRESYPQPEGKEALSLQSWNILRTACEKAPAEDDD
- a CDS encoding DUF898 family protein, whose translation is MTEIQENAPQSQSSPVDLTLGFNGQALDYLLILLKTTLLTLVTLGLYYPWARAERLRFLMNHTKLGSHAFSFTGNGKEIAIGYFKGLLVYGVIYAGIIYGSRITAESPVLGAVLSGIFTLLFYGLLPLVIWGGKAYRLSRTRYRSIYFSIDRSQRNAFFKRYALDLIFVSLTLGLYLPVLLYNLRKNLTNATRWGNVPFSYTARLSDSYWLAIENALLMVVTCYLYTPFALARRMNFDANHTRIGDQTVVRAQLTGIDIISMIFVPLILTTLTLGLAYPWVAVWARQRLLQRYAVLGQFDFSAVRQNKDLASAGGETMSDLWGVDMSLGV
- a CDS encoding peroxidase-related enzyme, yielding MFLKEVAAARQGRYGEMITKNLAAGLPVSGIWHLFAYKPEMTQLLSAFTEAIMRGPSPLTIGQRELIAAVTSATNRCAFCTGSHVAVATELLGNEDQVRAACTNPETAPLTEAEKVLLHFVRKITKEAHRTDQADIDELKAAGWSDEAIYDAINVCALFNFYNRWNDANGTPDMSHEAYALSGKRLATKGYV
- a CDS encoding neutral/alkaline non-lysosomal ceramidase C-terminal domain-containing protein gives rise to the protein HVNIKGPTMTPQIMPLQIIKIGSVALIAVPAEVTTMSGRRFRKAVVNELAPLGVRYGVISSLANSYASYLATREEYAKQWYEGAATLFGPHEQAAFQQEFVKLSRAIVQNAEVPAGPTPEDITGKSVDLTAKVFLDDKPLNKKYGSVITQPLAAYTRGDTVSVQFWGAHPNNNYRTQDSFLIVEKLVGDVYLPVRYDFDPDTTYRWERSGIANSKVTITWHTEGAEPGTYRIRHQGDEKSGWTGRITPYQGVSDAFVLN